In Amycolatopsis endophytica, the following are encoded in one genomic region:
- a CDS encoding PadR family transcriptional regulator — protein MSELNATAAALLGLLQDGPATGGQLVAAAEERFGTFFSVTRSQVYRELPALAKEGLVRLGKQGPRSSQQYVITAAGKKAFKGWLTSDAGPDHLRSPLILRLVHAGSLTAKQRGSLVDAARSSYQEDLDEAKAAVKAAGDPYSKAIAEFGQAHARAALKLIDAIPDA, from the coding sequence GTGTCTGAACTCAATGCAACAGCAGCGGCACTGCTCGGCCTGCTCCAGGACGGCCCGGCCACCGGGGGGCAGCTGGTTGCGGCGGCGGAGGAGCGGTTCGGGACGTTCTTCAGCGTGACCCGCAGCCAGGTCTACCGTGAGCTGCCCGCCCTCGCCAAAGAAGGGCTCGTCCGGCTCGGCAAGCAGGGACCCCGCTCCAGCCAGCAGTACGTGATCACCGCCGCGGGCAAAAAAGCCTTCAAGGGCTGGCTCACCTCCGACGCCGGCCCCGACCACCTGCGCAGCCCGCTCATCCTGCGCCTCGTGCACGCCGGCTCGCTCACCGCGAAACAACGCGGCTCGCTCGTCGACGCGGCACGGAGCAGCTACCAGGAGGACCTCGACGAGGCCAAGGCCGCCGTCAAGGCCGCCGGGGACCCCTACAGCAAGGCCATCGCCGAGTTCGGCCAGGCGCACGCCCGCGCGGCGCTGAAGCTGATCGACGCGATCCCGGACGCCTGA
- the prfB gene encoding peptide chain release factor 2 — MSGDFAADLKDLAGKLTQVESVMDLDGLRAQVADLEQQASNPNLWDDPEAAQKVTSQLSHRQSELRRVTDLRQRVDDLEVLHELAEAEGDNASKDEAENDLVRLAREVDALEVRTLLSGEYDDRNAVVTIRAEAGGVDAADWAEMLLRMYLRWSERHGYPTDVYDISYAEEAGIKSATFKVAAPYIYGTLSVEQGTHRLVRISPFDNQGRRQTSFAHVEVLPEVEEVDHVEIPEKDIRVDVFRSSGPGGQSVNTTDSAVRLTHIPTGIVVSCQNEKSQLQNKAAALKVLQAKLLLKKKEEERAELDALKDSGSSWGNQMRNYVLHPYQMVKDLRTEHEVGNPSSVLDGEIDDFLEAGIRWRKQVNAA; from the coding sequence GTGAGTGGTGACTTCGCAGCCGACCTCAAGGACCTCGCCGGCAAGCTGACGCAGGTCGAGTCCGTCATGGACCTCGACGGCCTGCGCGCGCAGGTGGCAGACCTCGAACAGCAGGCGTCCAACCCCAACCTGTGGGACGACCCGGAGGCCGCGCAGAAGGTCACCAGCCAGCTGTCCCACCGGCAGTCCGAACTACGCCGGGTCACCGACCTGCGCCAGCGCGTCGACGACCTCGAGGTGCTCCACGAACTCGCCGAGGCCGAGGGCGACAACGCCAGCAAGGACGAGGCCGAGAACGACCTCGTCCGCCTCGCCAGGGAAGTGGACGCCCTCGAGGTCCGCACCCTGCTCTCCGGCGAGTACGACGACCGCAACGCGGTGGTCACCATCCGCGCCGAAGCGGGCGGTGTCGACGCGGCCGACTGGGCCGAGATGCTCCTGCGCATGTACCTGCGCTGGTCCGAACGCCACGGCTACCCGACCGACGTCTACGACATCTCCTACGCGGAAGAAGCGGGCATCAAATCCGCCACCTTCAAGGTCGCGGCCCCCTACATCTACGGCACCCTCTCCGTCGAACAGGGCACCCACCGGCTCGTGCGCATCTCGCCGTTCGACAACCAGGGCCGGCGCCAGACGTCGTTCGCCCACGTCGAGGTGCTGCCCGAGGTCGAAGAGGTCGACCACGTCGAGATCCCGGAGAAGGACATCCGCGTGGACGTGTTCCGCTCCTCCGGCCCCGGCGGGCAGAGCGTCAACACCACCGACTCCGCGGTGCGCCTCACCCACATCCCGACCGGCATCGTCGTCTCCTGCCAGAACGAGAAGTCGCAGCTGCAGAACAAGGCCGCGGCGCTCAAGGTCCTCCAGGCCAAACTGCTCCTCAAGAAGAAGGAAGAGGAGCGCGCCGAGCTGGACGCCCTCAAGGACAGCGGATCCAGCTGGGGCAACCAGATGCGCAACTACGTTCTGCATCCGTACCAGATGGTCAAGGACCTCCGCACCGAGCACGAGGTCGGTAACCCCAGCTCCGTGCTCGATGGCGAGATCGACGACTTCCTCGAGGCCGGGATCCGCTGGCGCAAGCAAGTCAACGCTGCGTAA
- a CDS encoding YlbL family protein — protein sequence MSESRDESTAPGAATGTKPDGADQDRNGHRATRQPPRVRMSRRGWTVVVSGVLIVVFGLIGAFVRVPYVAIGPGPTYDTLGQVDGAQVVEIDGQQTYPTAGELRMTTVSLNDEISLFGALGLWVSGRYALAPREEYFRPGESDEQVQQENVQQFQDSQSNAEVAALRHLGFPIKVLAQTIVEDTPASKVLAAGDRLLNVNGRTITNEDDVTAAVADTTPGQTVPITFQHGTDPARTEQITLAANPDPDKKNGFMGLQPIDRADVPFEVKISLQDVGGPSAGLMFALAIVDRLTPGEMVAGEHVAGTGEITEKGVVGPIGGISFKVVAAREAGATVFLTPEANCAEASAAAPDGLQLVKVTDLNSALSALDALKAGQPTPSC from the coding sequence GTGAGCGAGTCCCGCGACGAAAGCACTGCTCCCGGCGCCGCGACGGGCACCAAGCCCGATGGCGCCGACCAGGACCGCAACGGTCACCGCGCGACACGGCAGCCTCCGCGCGTCCGCATGAGCCGGCGCGGCTGGACCGTGGTGGTCAGCGGTGTCCTCATCGTGGTCTTCGGGCTCATCGGCGCGTTCGTCCGGGTGCCCTACGTCGCGATCGGGCCCGGTCCCACCTACGACACCCTGGGCCAGGTCGACGGCGCCCAGGTGGTCGAGATCGACGGCCAGCAGACCTACCCGACCGCGGGCGAGCTGCGGATGACCACGGTCTCCCTCAACGACGAGATCAGCCTTTTCGGCGCGCTCGGGCTGTGGGTCAGCGGCCGCTACGCGCTCGCGCCCCGCGAGGAGTACTTCCGTCCCGGTGAGAGCGACGAGCAGGTCCAGCAGGAGAACGTCCAGCAGTTCCAGGACTCGCAGAGCAACGCCGAGGTCGCCGCGCTGCGTCACCTCGGCTTCCCGATCAAGGTGCTCGCCCAGACGATCGTCGAGGACACGCCGGCCAGCAAGGTTCTCGCCGCGGGCGACCGGCTGCTCAACGTCAACGGCCGCACGATCACCAACGAGGACGACGTCACCGCCGCGGTCGCCGACACGACCCCCGGCCAGACCGTGCCGATCACCTTCCAGCACGGCACCGACCCGGCCCGCACCGAGCAGATCACCCTCGCCGCCAACCCGGACCCGGACAAGAAGAACGGGTTCATGGGCCTGCAGCCGATCGACCGCGCGGACGTGCCCTTCGAGGTGAAGATCTCCCTGCAGGACGTCGGCGGCCCCTCCGCGGGGCTGATGTTCGCGCTGGCGATCGTCGACCGGCTCACTCCTGGCGAGATGGTGGCCGGCGAGCACGTCGCGGGCACCGGGGAGATCACCGAGAAGGGCGTGGTCGGCCCGATCGGCGGCATCTCGTTCAAGGTCGTCGCCGCCCGCGAGGCCGGCGCCACCGTGTTCCTCACGCCGGAGGCGAACTGCGCCGAGGCGTCGGCCGCGGCCCCGGACGGGCTCCAGCTGGTCAAGGTGACCGACCTGAACAGCGCCCTGTCCGCGCTGGACGCGCTCAAGGCCGGGCAGCCGACCCCGTCCTGCTGA
- a CDS encoding PPA1309 family protein: MASEVNPAAGPAIAALAREVEEFVAAAGWDQQPQLFALVPTEALLREQPELAGQLDPSSALTPVAQEPLPESDLAEALGRIAWPDAVIGCALAQEIIILPPSAESELPESEAGDVARLRQAAADHPDRTEARLVAAVLRDGPAACVMRLRGYTQTEDAEPADEIVEHPDLAPNLVEALRATLTP; encoded by the coding sequence ATGGCATCGGAAGTCAACCCCGCCGCTGGTCCGGCGATCGCCGCGCTCGCCCGCGAGGTCGAGGAGTTCGTGGCCGCCGCCGGGTGGGACCAGCAGCCCCAGCTGTTCGCGCTGGTCCCGACCGAGGCGCTGCTGCGCGAGCAGCCCGAGCTGGCCGGGCAGCTCGATCCGTCGAGCGCGCTGACGCCGGTGGCGCAGGAGCCGCTGCCGGAGAGCGATCTGGCGGAGGCGCTGGGGCGGATCGCCTGGCCGGACGCGGTCATCGGCTGCGCGCTGGCCCAGGAGATCATCATCCTGCCGCCGAGCGCGGAGTCCGAGCTGCCCGAGTCCGAGGCCGGCGACGTGGCGCGGCTGCGCCAGGCGGCCGCGGACCACCCCGATCGCACGGAGGCCCGGCTGGTCGCCGCCGTGCTGCGGGACGGCCCCGCCGCGTGCGTCATGCGGCTGCGCGGCTACACCCAGACCGAGGACGCCGAGCCCGCCGACGAGATCGTCGAGCACCCGGACCTGGCGCCGAACCTGGTCGAGGCCCTGCGCGCCACCCTGACCCCGTAA
- a CDS encoding UPF0182 family protein codes for MSLPKLSKRSRILLIIAAVVVLALLLGARLLDTYVDWLWFGEVAARQVFNTMVLTRVVLFFAIGLLVGGSLALSLWIAYRTRPVFVPVSGADDPLARYRSAVVGRIRLIGIGIPVVTGLIAGATGEGDWQRIQLFLHGTSFGQTDPEFGNDIGFYAFTLPFYQWLLGWLFVAVTISFIGALIAQYLFGGIRLAGRGGQLAGSARVQLAVTAGLFVLLKAVEYYFDRYNLLFSDRNPLFNGATYTDLNAVLPAKLILLCISAICAVAFFAGAFLRNIQLPAIALVLLILSGVLVGVAWPAILEQFSVKPNANQKEALSISRNMEATKSAYGLDDVQYEDYTGTGQATAAQISADTSTVPNIRLLDPNVLAPTFTQRVGRENFYGFPAKLDIDRYDIGGKTQDYVVAAREINTANLTGNQTNWINKHLVYTHGNGFVAAPANTIDRAVSSANSDGGYPIAVTSDTQNPTGAGIDPANPTAAGIAVDEPRIYYGELTNDYAIVGGQEGKAPGEYDSASSNDYRYEGAGGVNLGNWFNRLAFAAKYGERNILFSDAISDGSKIMYNRDPRQRVSKVAPWLTVDGDPYPAVVDGKIVWIVDGYTTLNNFPYSQRTQLGAATEDTLAGVARQANNNINYIRNSVKATVDAFNGTVSLYSVDNQDPVLKAWEGVFPGLVKPSSEISPDLQAHFRYPEDLFKIQRELLTRYHVTDPQEFYTTNTFWNVPQDPTQEGGTNLDASGLANQPGYYVLAEAPGQTGTTFQLTSPLTALQRQYLAAWMTVSSDPKDYGAIKVLRLPTTAAGNSQVDGPVQVQNRFQSDSRFAQERTLFSNQSVTVIFGNLITLPVGGSFLYVEPVYIQQRNQNSYPQLARVLVSYGSKVGFASTLGDALKQVFGDQAGQAATSPTNPTTPPTTPTTTPTTPTTTPPATGGTGSSPVLDQAVAGIQSALEQLRQAQQNGDFQAQGAALAALDAAARAYENAKSETTTSAPPQPGG; via the coding sequence GTGAGCCTGCCGAAGCTGTCCAAACGCAGCCGGATACTGCTGATCATCGCCGCGGTGGTCGTGCTGGCTCTGCTGCTCGGGGCGCGGCTTCTGGACACCTACGTCGACTGGCTGTGGTTCGGCGAGGTCGCCGCACGCCAGGTCTTCAACACGATGGTGCTGACCCGTGTCGTGTTGTTCTTCGCGATCGGCCTGCTCGTCGGCGGGTCGCTCGCGCTGAGCCTGTGGATCGCCTACCGGACGCGGCCGGTGTTCGTCCCGGTCTCCGGCGCCGACGATCCGCTGGCGCGCTACCGCTCGGCGGTGGTCGGCCGGATCCGGCTGATCGGCATCGGCATCCCGGTGGTCACCGGCCTCATCGCGGGCGCCACCGGCGAGGGCGACTGGCAGCGCATCCAGCTGTTCCTGCACGGCACGAGCTTCGGCCAGACCGACCCCGAGTTCGGCAACGACATCGGCTTCTACGCCTTCACGCTGCCCTTCTACCAGTGGCTGCTCGGCTGGCTGTTCGTCGCGGTGACGATCTCGTTCATCGGCGCGCTGATCGCGCAGTACCTCTTCGGCGGCATCCGGCTCGCGGGCCGTGGCGGTCAGCTCGCCGGATCGGCGCGCGTCCAGCTCGCGGTCACCGCGGGCCTGTTCGTCCTGCTGAAGGCGGTCGAGTACTACTTCGACCGGTACAACCTGCTCTTCTCCGACCGCAACCCGCTGTTCAACGGCGCGACGTACACGGACCTGAACGCGGTGCTGCCCGCGAAGCTGATCCTGCTGTGCATCTCCGCGATCTGCGCGGTCGCGTTCTTCGCGGGCGCGTTCCTGCGCAACATCCAGTTGCCCGCGATCGCGCTGGTGCTGCTGATCCTGTCCGGTGTGCTGGTCGGGGTGGCGTGGCCGGCGATCCTCGAGCAGTTCTCGGTGAAGCCGAACGCCAACCAGAAGGAAGCGCTTTCCATCAGCCGCAACATGGAGGCGACCAAGTCCGCGTACGGGCTCGACGACGTCCAGTACGAGGACTACACGGGCACGGGACAGGCGACCGCCGCGCAGATCAGCGCCGACACCTCGACCGTGCCCAACATCCGTTTGCTCGACCCGAACGTGCTGGCCCCGACGTTCACGCAGCGGGTCGGCCGGGAGAACTTCTACGGCTTCCCCGCCAAGCTCGACATCGACCGCTACGACATCGGCGGCAAGACCCAGGACTACGTGGTCGCGGCCCGTGAGATCAACACCGCGAACCTCACCGGCAACCAGACGAACTGGATCAACAAGCACCTCGTCTACACCCACGGCAACGGGTTCGTGGCGGCGCCGGCCAACACGATCGACCGCGCCGTGAGCAGCGCCAACAGCGATGGTGGCTACCCGATCGCGGTCACCAGCGACACCCAGAACCCCACCGGCGCCGGCATCGACCCGGCCAACCCGACCGCGGCGGGCATCGCGGTCGACGAGCCGCGGATCTACTACGGCGAGCTGACCAACGACTACGCGATCGTCGGCGGCCAGGAAGGCAAGGCGCCCGGCGAGTACGACAGCGCCAGCAGCAACGACTACCGCTACGAGGGCGCCGGCGGGGTGAACCTCGGCAACTGGTTCAACCGCCTGGCCTTCGCCGCGAAGTACGGCGAACGCAACATCCTCTTCTCCGACGCCATCAGCGACGGCTCGAAGATCATGTACAACCGCGACCCGCGCCAGCGCGTCAGCAAGGTCGCGCCGTGGCTCACCGTGGACGGCGACCCGTACCCGGCGGTCGTGGACGGCAAGATCGTCTGGATCGTCGACGGCTACACCACGCTGAACAACTTCCCGTACTCCCAGCGCACCCAGCTGGGCGCGGCCACGGAGGACACCCTCGCCGGTGTCGCCAGGCAGGCGAACAACAACATCAACTACATTCGCAACTCGGTGAAGGCGACCGTCGACGCGTTCAACGGCACCGTCAGCCTGTACTCGGTCGACAACCAGGACCCCGTGCTCAAGGCGTGGGAGGGTGTCTTCCCCGGCCTGGTGAAGCCGAGCAGCGAGATCAGCCCCGACCTGCAGGCGCACTTCCGGTACCCGGAGGACCTGTTCAAGATCCAGCGGGAACTCCTGACGCGATACCACGTCACCGACCCGCAGGAGTTCTACACCACCAACACCTTCTGGAACGTCCCCCAGGATCCGACCCAGGAGGGCGGAACCAACCTGGACGCCTCCGGGCTGGCCAACCAGCCCGGCTACTACGTCCTCGCCGAGGCGCCGGGACAGACCGGCACGACGTTCCAGCTGACCAGTCCGCTCACCGCGCTGCAACGGCAGTACCTGGCGGCCTGGATGACGGTGTCGTCGGATCCGAAGGACTACGGCGCCATCAAGGTCCTCCGACTACCCACGACAGCCGCGGGCAACAGTCAGGTCGACGGTCCCGTGCAGGTCCAGAACAGGTTCCAGAGCGATTCGCGCTTCGCGCAGGAACGGACGCTGTTCAGCAACCAGAGCGTCACGGTGATCTTCGGCAACCTGATCACCCTGCCCGTCGGCGGCAGCTTCCTCTACGTCGAACCGGTCTACATCCAGCAACGCAACCAGAACAGCTACCCGCAGCTGGCCCGCGTGCTGGTGTCCTACGGCTCCAAGGTCGGATTCGCCTCCACACTCGGCGACGCCCTGAAACAGGTGTTCGGCGACCAGGCGGGACAGGCGGCGACCTCGCCGACCAACCCCACCACACCGCCGACCACGCCCACCACCACCCCGACAACGCCGACCACCACACCGCCGGCCACGGGCGGCACCGGCAGCAGCCCGGTGCTCGACCAGGCCGTCGCCGGCATCCAGTCGGCGCTCGAACAGCTCCGGCAGGCCCAGCAGAACGGCGACTTCCAGGCCCAGGGTGCCGCGCTCGCCGCACTCGACGCCGCCGCCAGGGCCTACGAGAACGCCAAATCCGAGACGACGACGTCCGCACCGCCCCAGCCAGGCGGCTGA
- a CDS encoding ABC1 kinase family protein, which yields MTDFPEETDDRADPGIPRRTAARAAKLASLPLGIAGRAVGGWGRRLTGQNAEEVNANLSAKAAEQLFEVLGTLKGGAMKFGQTLSVFEAAVPDEMAAPYRDALTRLQAAAPPMPAKQTRRVLAEQLGRSWEKRFLQFDEAPTAAASIGQVHRAVWHDGREVAVKVQYPGADEALRSDLRQLQRFSRLFQALVPGTEVKPLLAELSARMDEELDYRGEADSQREFARAFDGDDHVLVPKVVASAPKVLVTEWVTGTPLAKVIAGADAETRNHVGARLAEFHFSSPARAKLLHSDPHPGNFMLLDDGRLAVIDFGAVARLPHGIPRQLGEMTRLALNRRSDDLMDLLRSSGFIRPGTELSAEDVLSYLAPFTEPLATERFHFTRRWMQRQAMRVGDTRGRDFRTGRSLNLPPEYLLIHRVTAGSTGILCQLDAEFPVRAIVERWQPGFAD from the coding sequence GTGACCGACTTTCCCGAAGAGACCGACGACCGTGCCGATCCCGGGATCCCCCGCCGCACCGCCGCCCGCGCCGCCAAGCTGGCGAGCCTGCCGCTCGGCATCGCCGGCCGCGCGGTGGGCGGCTGGGGGCGGCGGCTGACCGGTCAGAACGCGGAAGAGGTCAACGCGAACCTGTCGGCGAAGGCTGCCGAGCAGCTGTTCGAGGTGCTGGGCACGCTCAAGGGCGGCGCGATGAAGTTCGGCCAGACCTTGAGCGTGTTCGAGGCGGCAGTGCCGGACGAGATGGCGGCCCCGTACCGGGACGCCTTGACGCGGCTGCAGGCCGCGGCGCCGCCGATGCCGGCGAAGCAGACCCGGCGCGTGCTGGCCGAACAGCTGGGCCGGTCGTGGGAGAAGCGTTTTCTCCAGTTCGACGAGGCGCCCACGGCCGCGGCAAGCATCGGCCAAGTGCACCGCGCGGTGTGGCACGACGGCCGCGAGGTCGCGGTCAAGGTCCAGTACCCGGGGGCGGATGAGGCACTGCGCAGCGATCTGCGGCAGTTGCAGCGCTTCAGCAGGCTGTTTCAGGCACTGGTGCCGGGGACCGAGGTCAAGCCGCTCCTCGCCGAACTGTCCGCGCGGATGGACGAGGAGCTGGACTACCGCGGCGAGGCCGACAGCCAGCGCGAGTTCGCGAGGGCCTTCGACGGCGACGACCACGTCCTGGTGCCGAAGGTCGTCGCGAGCGCGCCCAAGGTCCTCGTGACGGAGTGGGTGACCGGCACTCCCCTGGCAAAGGTCATCGCCGGCGCGGACGCCGAAACCCGCAACCACGTCGGCGCCCGCCTGGCCGAGTTCCACTTCTCGTCACCGGCCCGGGCGAAGCTCCTGCACTCCGACCCGCACCCCGGCAACTTCATGCTGCTCGACGACGGGCGCCTCGCCGTCATCGACTTCGGCGCGGTAGCCCGCCTGCCCCACGGCATCCCCCGCCAACTCGGCGAGATGACACGCCTCGCCCTAAACCGGCGCTCGGACGACCTCATGGATCTGCTGCGCTCGTCCGGGTTCATCCGTCCCGGAACGGAACTCAGCGCCGAGGACGTTCTCTCGTACCTGGCCCCGTTCACGGAGCCGCTGGCCACCGAACGCTTCCACTTCACACGCCGCTGGATGCAGCGTCAGGCGATGCGAGTCGGTGACACGCGCGGCCGGGACTTCCGCACGGGCCGGTCCCTCAACCTTCCTCCGGAATACCTGCTGATCCACCGCGTGACGGCGGGTTCCACCGGCATCCTCTGCCAGCTCGACGCGGAGTTCCCCGTGCGTGCGATCGTGGAACGGTGGCAGCCGGGTTTTGCCGACTGA
- a CDS encoding TOMM precursor leader peptide-binding protein yields the protein MTNTAITPRPVFLPERPWLRPGLEIFDRGPGEIQIGVDPRHAMMARDLPPDVVRVLHRLDGSLRLESLFALAESEHVELLRDLLTQLTHLGLVEEAWAPAAYNRIANEAGLWSLSARQSHGETVARRRHSAIVLYGSGRVTVAMAVQLAAAGVGHVRVEAAGKVADHDTGSGYTDTDIGRSRTAAAADAIRRANSATVTRRLRDGRNPELAVLADAVVPAPELVRQLMQEKIPHLAVRVREGIGIVGPLVYPGRSSCLGCADLIRRSMDERWPTVAGQLAGRSQPADLVSVQATAALATGQVLRALGRADGIPPGWNTTLEIDPYECTIYHRPWPPHPSCSCGARPEPLVRGVAPRTAAEGAVGKAQSQE from the coding sequence ATGACGAACACAGCGATCACACCGCGCCCGGTCTTCCTGCCCGAACGGCCCTGGCTCCGGCCAGGGCTCGAGATCTTCGACCGCGGTCCGGGCGAGATCCAGATCGGGGTCGACCCACGCCACGCGATGATGGCCCGGGACTTGCCGCCGGACGTGGTCCGGGTCCTGCATCGCCTGGACGGGAGCCTGCGCCTGGAGAGCCTGTTCGCTCTCGCCGAGAGCGAACACGTCGAGCTCCTCCGCGATCTGCTCACCCAGTTGACCCACCTCGGTCTGGTGGAAGAGGCGTGGGCGCCTGCCGCGTACAACCGCATCGCCAACGAAGCCGGTCTCTGGTCGCTGTCGGCGAGGCAGAGCCACGGCGAAACCGTCGCGCGTCGCCGCCACAGCGCGATCGTGCTGTACGGGTCGGGGCGGGTGACGGTGGCCATGGCGGTGCAGCTCGCCGCGGCCGGTGTGGGACACGTCCGCGTCGAGGCCGCGGGCAAGGTCGCCGACCACGACACCGGTAGCGGCTACACGGACACGGACATCGGCCGGTCGCGGACCGCCGCCGCGGCCGACGCCATCCGACGGGCGAATTCGGCGACGGTGACGCGCAGGCTGCGCGACGGGCGGAACCCGGAGCTCGCCGTCCTCGCGGACGCGGTCGTTCCGGCCCCTGAGCTGGTTCGGCAGCTGATGCAGGAGAAGATTCCGCACCTGGCCGTCCGCGTCCGGGAGGGCATCGGCATCGTGGGCCCGCTCGTCTATCCGGGCCGGAGCAGCTGCCTGGGCTGCGCCGACCTGATCCGGCGCTCGATGGACGAGCGCTGGCCGACGGTGGCCGGCCAGCTGGCCGGGCGCAGCCAGCCTGCCGACCTGGTGAGCGTGCAGGCCACCGCGGCCCTGGCGACCGGGCAGGTGCTTCGGGCGCTGGGTCGCGCCGACGGGATCCCGCCGGGCTGGAACACGACGCTCGAAATCGATCCGTACGAATGCACGATCTACCACCGTCCGTGGCCGCCGCACCCGTCCTGTTCCTGCGGCGCCCGCCCGGAGCCGCTGGTCAGGGGCGTGGCTCCGCGGACGGCTGCGGAAGGCGCGGTCGGCAAGGCACAATCGCAGGAGTGA
- a CDS encoding zinc-dependent metalloprotease has product MSNPPFGFGPPDPDKSGDNGPSEGGQPSGAEAFNQLGQMLSQLGQMMSQAGSSSGPVNYDLAKQIALQKLGSGGGGQIGFAASGDSDSAVRDAGHLAELWLDAATILPAGASVTTAWSPRDWVQKTLPTWQRLCDPVAHQVSGAWVEALPAEAKQAAGPLLSMVGQMGGMAFGSQLGNALAQLAAEVLTSTEVGLPLGPEGTSALLPANVEKFTEGLELPSSEVLVFLAAREAAHQRLFSHVPWLRQRLLATVEEFAHGIKVDTSALEQLAGQVDPSNPASIEEALSSGLLEPQTTPEQQAALNRLETLLALVEGWVDVVVAEAVGDRLPGADALRETLRRRRATGGPAEQTFATLVGLELRPRRMRAASALWKLVGDQHGVDKRDGLWSHPDLMPSAADLDDPMEFSDRLGKPGELDGLDPLAELERTDAEAKADREDKPEDGDAKE; this is encoded by the coding sequence ATGAGCAATCCCCCGTTCGGCTTCGGGCCCCCGGATCCCGACAAATCCGGCGACAACGGGCCGTCGGAAGGCGGCCAGCCGTCCGGTGCCGAGGCGTTCAACCAGCTGGGCCAGATGCTCAGCCAGCTCGGGCAGATGATGAGCCAGGCGGGCAGCTCGTCCGGGCCGGTGAACTACGACCTCGCCAAGCAGATCGCGCTGCAGAAGCTGGGCAGTGGTGGCGGCGGGCAGATCGGGTTCGCCGCGAGTGGCGACTCGGACAGCGCCGTGCGCGACGCCGGCCACCTCGCCGAGCTGTGGCTCGACGCGGCGACGATCCTGCCCGCCGGCGCGAGCGTCACGACGGCGTGGTCTCCGCGCGACTGGGTGCAGAAGACGCTGCCGACCTGGCAGCGGCTGTGTGATCCGGTGGCCCACCAGGTGTCCGGCGCGTGGGTCGAGGCGCTCCCGGCGGAGGCGAAGCAGGCGGCCGGGCCGCTGTTGTCGATGGTCGGCCAGATGGGCGGCATGGCCTTCGGCTCCCAGCTGGGCAACGCGCTGGCGCAGCTGGCGGCCGAGGTGCTGACCTCGACGGAGGTCGGTTTGCCGCTGGGCCCGGAGGGCACGTCGGCGCTGCTGCCCGCGAACGTCGAGAAGTTCACCGAGGGCTTGGAGCTGCCCAGCAGCGAGGTCCTGGTGTTCCTGGCCGCGCGGGAGGCCGCGCACCAGCGGTTGTTCTCGCACGTGCCGTGGCTGCGGCAGCGGCTGCTGGCGACGGTCGAGGAGTTCGCGCACGGCATCAAGGTCGACACGTCGGCGCTGGAGCAACTGGCGGGCCAGGTGGACCCGTCCAACCCGGCGAGCATCGAAGAGGCGCTGTCGTCGGGCCTGCTCGAGCCCCAGACGACGCCCGAACAGCAGGCGGCGCTCAACCGTCTGGAGACGTTGCTCGCCCTGGTGGAGGGCTGGGTGGACGTGGTGGTCGCCGAGGCGGTCGGCGACAGGCTCCCCGGCGCCGACGCCCTGCGCGAAACGCTCCGCCGCCGCCGCGCGACGGGCGGCCCGGCCGAACAGACGTTCGCCACGCTGGTCGGGCTGGAACTGCGCCCCCGCCGGATGCGCGCGGCGTCCGCCCTGTGGAAACTCGTGGGCGACCAGCACGGTGTCGACAAAAGGGACGGCCTGTGGTCCCATCCGGACCTGATGCCCTCCGCCGCGGACCTCGACGACCCGATGGAGTTCTCCGACCGCCTCGGCAAGCCCGGGGAGCTGGACGGCCTGGACCCGCTCGCCGAGCTGGAACGCACGGACGCCGAGGCCAAGGCCGACCGCGAGGACAAGCCCGAGGACGGCGACGCGAAGGAGTAG
- a CDS encoding M48 metallopeptidase family protein, whose amino-acid sequence MRNRDNTGQSSNPQLKVEVRRSARRRRTVSAYRDGDTLVVLIPASMSRAEEKHWVAEMERKLQRTETKRASPARESDAALLARCAQLSARYLDGQALPASVRWVPPMRTRWASCTPVDRTIRVSDRLQNVPAWVLDYVLVHELAHLRVAAHNAEFWELVRRYPKTERAIGYLEGLSAAAGWGISELDED is encoded by the coding sequence CTGAGGAACCGGGACAACACCGGGCAGTCATCGAACCCGCAGCTCAAGGTCGAAGTACGGCGTAGTGCACGACGAAGGCGGACGGTCAGCGCGTACCGGGACGGCGACACCCTCGTGGTGCTCATCCCGGCGAGCATGAGCCGAGCCGAGGAGAAACACTGGGTGGCAGAAATGGAGCGCAAGCTCCAGCGCACGGAGACCAAACGGGCGTCTCCGGCGCGCGAATCGGATGCTGCGCTGCTCGCGCGCTGCGCGCAACTGTCCGCGCGGTATCTGGACGGGCAGGCGCTGCCGGCGAGTGTCCGCTGGGTCCCGCCGATGCGGACCAGGTGGGCGTCCTGCACGCCGGTCGACCGGACGATCCGGGTGAGTGACCGGTTGCAGAACGTGCCCGCATGGGTGTTGGACTACGTGCTGGTGCACGAGCTGGCACACTTGCGGGTCGCAGCGCACAACGCGGAGTTCTGGGAGCTGGTCCGGCGGTATCCGAAGACCGAGCGGGCCATCGGTTACCTCGAGGGCCTGTCCGCGGCTGCCGGATGGGGGATCAGCGAGCTGGACGAAGATTGA